TTTTAAGATGCAGTTTTTACGAATTGGTGAAAAAGTTATCAGTAAAGAAAAATTAAATAAAGAACTAAATAAAATTTTAGAATTGCGTACTAAAGGTATAACTCAGGAAGGAGTAGCTCGCAAATTAGGAGTTGAGCGTACTTTTGTCTCCAGGTTAGAAAGTTTAGGTGAGATAAGAAAAGGCAATAAGATTGCCTTAATCGGATTTCCTATCAAAAACAAAGAAGAAATAGCTATTGTAGCAGAAGAGCTGGGGATTGAATATATTTTGCTTTTCACCCAAGAAGAACGCTTTGAGTTTATACAGAAAAAAGGAAAAAGTGAATTGTTTGATGAGATTATGGAGATAATTGTGAACTTAGCAGATTTTGACTTGATTATTTTCCTGGGATCAGACATGAGAGTG
This sequence is a window from Candidatus Atribacteria bacterium. Protein-coding genes within it:
- a CDS encoding XRE family transcriptional regulator translates to MQFLRIGEKVISKEKLNKELNKILELRTKGITQEGVARKLGVERTFVSRLESLGEIRKGNKIALIGFPIKNKEEIAIVAEELGIEYILLFTQEERFEFIQKKGKSELFDEIMEIIVNLADFDLIIFLGSDMRVPIVEKIFSVQVIGIVIGHSPIKESKYVNPEKIIEIVKQVKN